TGATACTGGCGGGTGTCACCGCCGATATTGGAAACCTGCGAGACCCCCGGTACCGCCAGAAGTCGCTTGCGGATAACGAAGTCGGCGGTTTCTTTCAATTCCATGGTGTTATGCTTGTCGCTGACAAGGGCCACGTGCATGATCTCCCCCATGATCGAGGAGATCGGGGCCAGTTGGGGGATCGCATCAGCAGGCAGAACACCGGCCAATGATTGCAGCTTTTCATTGACCACCTGGCGCGCCTTGTATATATCAGTTCCCCAGGTGAACTCGACCCAGACGGTGGAGAGACCGGCTACCGTATAGGAACGGACCCGGCGCACGCCGCTGGAGCCGTTGACAGCACTTTCAATCGGATAGGTGACAACCGACTCCACCTCTTCCGTAGCCATGCCATGGGCCTCGGTGATGATGGTAACCGTCGGCGCGGTCAGATCCGGCAGGACATCCACCGGCATCTTCATGGTTATATAAGTCCCGACCAGCAGCACCAGCAGTGACGCCACAACGACGATCAGCCGGTTCTCCAGGGCCAGGCGGATTACTTTATCGAGCATGTAATTCTCCTCGTATGTTAGTTTTTTCCAAGAAACGAGATTTTTTTGTCCTGGCAAGGCTGTCGAGGGTTGACGCGGAGGCGTAGTACCCAAAGGGCATAAACAGCGCTACGCCGCACAAGGAAACCCGAAGACTTACGCAGCCAGGGCGGAAAAGGCTCGTTTCTTAGTGGGCATGGCCCTGGTCTGCGCCCCCCTTGGCGGCGGACTCGGCTTGTTTGACGTAATAGGCGCCACGGGTCACTACCCGCTCATCACCCTTGAGACCTGAGGTGATCTGGACAAAACCGCCATCTTCGACGCCGACCTTTACCTCCCGTCGATCAAAAGCCTCCCCCGATGGCTGGATAAAGACGAACCAACGGGCCTCGTCTTCAATCAGGGCATCCTTGGGCACGGCCAGTGCGCCGGCAACCGAGCCGGTCCGAATGGCAACATTGGCGAACAGCCCGACCTTGAGGCGTCCTGATTTATTGGGCACTTCAAACAGTACAGGCAGGGTTCTGGTCTGGGGATCGAGCATATCGCCGACCGACACCAGCCGCGACGGTTTGAATTCATCAGTCAAGCCGGCAACGGTGAAAGTCGCATTGAGCGACTTGCCGGCTGTGGCGATCTCGGTCGCAGGAAGATTGGCTTTGAGCCAGAGGGTGCCGGTATTGACAATACGCAGGATTGGTTGTCCCGCCTCAACCCCTTTGCCGGCCCCGGCAGTCACCTCGACCACCGTGCCGCTCACCGGTGCACGCACCGCAATCCGACCACTTCCTTCTCCCTTGACACTTCCCATGGATTTTTCAAGAGGCTCAAGAGCCGACTTCGCACTGGAAAGTGCCAGCTCCGCTTCCTCTACTCGTTTCAGCGGGGCTATTTTAGCGTCATGGAGTCGCTTGGCCCGGTCGTACTCCTTTTGCGCAAGTGCAACCCGATTTTTTGCTTCGGCATAGGCCGCTCCCAGCTGACCGATGCCGCCATCCGGCCTGATCGGGGGATCAATCATGGCCACCACTTCACCTTTTGCCACCTTCTTCCCGATGAAAGGCAGTTGCTTGACAGTTGAGATGGTACCAGCCAAAGGAGCGGCAACCGTTGCTTCAGCGTTCGAGACCGGAACCAGCTCCCCGGTCGTGGTAACGAAGCTGCCCAGATCTTTCTTGACCGGCTGGGTTACCATGAAATCCACGACCCACTGTTGTTCCTTCAAATACGCAATTGCTCCCTCACCACCTGCATGTCCTTCTGCCGGTTTCGCACCCTTGTTCGATACCTGTACTTCAGATACCGTGATTTCGTCGGCGAATCCCTTCCCGTCAGTGATCAGTTTGAGCGAATAGTTCCCAGGATTGGCAAGGGTCGCCTCAGCCTTGTAAATACCGGCACGGGTCGGGGCCGGCATGGTGAAGATGACCGGTTCACCGGCAGATGGAGTGAATACCATTTTCAGCCCCCCCTCCGTTACCGGCTTGAAATCGGCAAGTCTGGTGAGATGAATCAGAAAACCCGCCTTTTCTCCTGCCACCGGCGGATCATATTCCATAAAAAGTTCGCTCTTTGCGGAATAGGCGGTTACCTTGATTGGTTCGGCTTCGCCTCCGGCAGCAGCGGCGGGTGCATGTTCCTTGTGATTACAGCCTGACAGTGTGAACAGCAGAACCAGTAGTATACCCATGTATTTCATGGCAGTTTTGTAGATGCTCATTTATTTCCTCCGTCCACTTTCTGTAATTCGACTCCCACCGCGGCCTCCAGTTTTGCGACCGCAGTGTTCCAGCTGTAGAGTGCTGTCAGATAGCCGTCAGTTACTTCGATAAATTTCTTCTGTTCTTCGATCACTGCAAGAATCCCTACTTCACCAAGACGATACGCCTCCTGGACCAGTTTCAGGTTCTCAGAGAGTTGTGGGATAATTTCCCCGGCATAGATATTCAGTGATTTTTCCGCAGAGGCGAGCCGCGCGTGAGCAGCTTCTACCTCCCTCTCAATGCCTTGCCGGACAAACGCTTGACGTGTTTCAGCGCTGCTTTTTCTGGCCTGGGCTTCTCTTATACCAGCCTGGTTTCGGTCAAAAAACTGAAGGGGGAAAGAAAACTTCAGGCCGATCAGATAGTCTGTATCTCGCTCTTGAAGGCCTCCCAAGGAAGTCTCCGACCTTTCCCAGCTGAAACCGATTCCAGCCCTCACATTCGGCACCAGTTCGGCCTGAGCCAGGGAGAGTTCAGCTTCACCTTTGTTCTTTTCCGCTTCAGCAGCTCCCAGGTCAGGGCGATTTTTCAGGGCCATAGCCTTTAATTCTGCAGGATTTTCAGTGGACGGCTTCGTCTGCGGTTTGCCGGTAATCTTCAAGCCCGTCAAGGCAGGCGTCCCCATGAGCGAGAGTAGTCGCTGCCGGGCCGGCACGAGTTCGCGCTCCGCCTCGATTTTTCGTCCTTCACTGCGGGCGGTTTCGACCCTGGCCAGGTTTACGTCCAGTTCCGCAACATCACCGGCGGCCAGCCGTTCTTTGGCAATCTGCAACAATTCGTTGTTCAGTTCCTGGGACTTTTGTGCCAGCTCAAGACGGCTTTCCACTAGAAGAAGACTGTAGAACCCGGTCTTCACCTCCAGCAGCAGCAGACGTTCCGCATCCTTGATCCGGTTCCCGAACCGTACAAGTTCGGAGTCAGCCACGGCCAGCCGCTTTTCCCGTTTACCACCGAGTAAGAATTCCTGGGATACGCCGATGCCCAGACGGTTTTCGGACGAACTGCCGGTAAGGGCACCGGTGACGCCTTCCAGATCCAAAACAGGATTGGGATAGAGGCCTGCCTTGATTTTGCCTGCGTCGCCGATTCCCAGCTCTTGGCGGAGCGCTTTCAGTTCCCCGTTGTGCTCCCTGGCAATGGTAATGATTTCCTGTAGATTAATGGCATTTTCCTCTGCCCGAAGTGGTGCCGTTGTTGCACAAATTACTGCCGCCATTGCGACGACAGATGTTAGTCGCTTCATTACGTTCTGTTTCAATTGTTCCTCCATGATTGCGCTGAGGTGTGACTTGTCCTGAATCCAACCACGTAACTGTGCCAATATCCCATCATTGAAGACGCCGCCAGGGCAGAAAAGAACCCTTTCCGGATGGAAACAAGGTAATACGCATGCAGAAATGCCTTTGTAATTCCGGCAATAAGCCTGGCCCAATGACACAATTACGGGGGATTAAGTTGTAGTATTTTGAGATAATTATGGACTGGACGACTGGACGCAGAACGACTCAGCAAGAGTGTCGTTTTAGACGCATGTGTAGCGTGTCAGCCCTTCAGGCGAGGTTATGCGGGGGAGTATCTATAGCCAGGAATACTTCGGGGATGAATTGAAAAGACTCTAAATTGAGGTGAAGAAGTTCATGGGGTGAGGGAAGACGATAAGCGGTTTGGGCTGCCAGAGAAACGTAGGAGTGATGATCGCAACTGAAATGGTCATGGTCGGTGCTGGGATGGTCGTCAGGTGGACAAACCGGGCAGTGACCGGAAGTTTCAACCTGTAAAAATCCTATTGAGATTTTGTGGGGGGTGGAAAACCCTGCTTCCTCAATTTCATGGGCAACAGAAAATACGGTGTTGATGGAAAGACAGGCCATCACCATTATCAGGGTCAATGCAGTGATTTTTCTGAATTTCGAATTCAAGCGGTTTACGACCTCAACCCTTTTAATGAGTAACTATTGCAAGAGATTAAATTTTTGCAGCACCTGTGTCAAGCAGTAAAATGCGAGAGTGGCAAGGCCCGTAAAAAAATAGTGCCCGACAGGCTTTGCCACTCGTATCGACCAATTTATCAGAACAATGAATGCTCAAATGAAAGATAGGCGAAGGCGCCATATTCTCCCTTGGAAGGACCGAAACCAATGGGAAACGCAATGCCCGGTACAATCTGCAGTTTGCCAATGTCGATTGCATACCGAAGCCCGGGGCTTACGAGTAGTGAGTGTTCATCGACGGTTACCCCGTTTCCCTGCACGGCCTGTTCTGTACCTCCTACTATTTCGAGCATCAGGTTCAGATTTTTCGAAGCTAGAAAAATTGCGCTTGCGCCATAGTTAGTCGCAACCGTGTCGGCCTTGGCTCCTGCTGCATCCTTGCTATCAGGGGTAAAGGTAATGCCCATGTTGTAGTGGGTAACCCACCGTTCGGCAAGTTTCACGCTCAGTGGAAAATTGACCTGATAACCAACTGTGCCGGTTCCTAGTCCCTTCTTCTCATCACCAGTGGGAAGAATGAGGGAGAAGCGGGGCGCAAAGGCGATGCCTTCCTTCAGAACTGCCTGATAACGGTAATTGATCGCCACATCTCCAAATCCCGTGTCGTCTTGTCCGCCCCCCCTGATCCTCTCGACCGGGATGGTGTATGAAAGCTGATGATCCTGTTTCGGCACCGGCCACTCTTGAGTGAAGGTAAACAGCGAGCTGTCACCCTTCATGTGCTGGTAGGTGAAAATGTGCTGGATAACCCCGTCCTCTTGATTGTATGCTTCTTCGATGAGGAAAGAGTTGTCCTGAATTTCGCGGTACTCGGCGCTGAACGCCGGAGCCACACTCAACATAACCATGGCCGCAATAAATGATAGCTTTTTCAATTTAGTTTTCCTCCTGTTCGATTTTCTCAGCACAACACGGCAAACCGATCCATGCTGCAGTTAATTCTAATGGTTTATTTCGGCACAACCCTGCAAAACTGAAGTGAATTTTGGGCATGACTGAAAGAATGGGAGGGATATGT
This region of Geotalea daltonii FRC-32 genomic DNA includes:
- a CDS encoding TolC family protein is translated as MKQNVMKRLTSVVAMAAVICATTAPLRAEENAINLQEIITIAREHNGELKALRQELGIGDAGKIKAGLYPNPVLDLEGVTGALTGSSSENRLGIGVSQEFLLGGKREKRLAVADSELVRFGNRIKDAERLLLLEVKTGFYSLLLVESRLELAQKSQELNNELLQIAKERLAAGDVAELDVNLARVETARSEGRKIEAERELVPARQRLLSLMGTPALTGLKITGKPQTKPSTENPAELKAMALKNRPDLGAAEAEKNKGEAELSLAQAELVPNVRAGIGFSWERSETSLGGLQERDTDYLIGLKFSFPLQFFDRNQAGIREAQARKSSAETRQAFVRQGIEREVEAAHARLASAEKSLNIYAGEIIPQLSENLKLVQEAYRLGEVGILAVIEEQKKFIEVTDGYLTALYSWNTAVAKLEAAVGVELQKVDGGNK
- a CDS encoding efflux RND transporter periplasmic adaptor subunit, with the protein product MSIYKTAMKYMGILLVLLFTLSGCNHKEHAPAAAAGGEAEPIKVTAYSAKSELFMEYDPPVAGEKAGFLIHLTRLADFKPVTEGGLKMVFTPSAGEPVIFTMPAPTRAGIYKAEATLANPGNYSLKLITDGKGFADEITVSEVQVSNKGAKPAEGHAGGEGAIAYLKEQQWVVDFMVTQPVKKDLGSFVTTTGELVPVSNAEATVAAPLAGTISTVKQLPFIGKKVAKGEVVAMIDPPIRPDGGIGQLGAAYAEAKNRVALAQKEYDRAKRLHDAKIAPLKRVEEAELALSSAKSALEPLEKSMGSVKGEGSGRIAVRAPVSGTVVEVTAGAGKGVEAGQPILRIVNTGTLWLKANLPATEIATAGKSLNATFTVAGLTDEFKPSRLVSVGDMLDPQTRTLPVLFEVPNKSGRLKVGLFANVAIRTGSVAGALAVPKDALIEDEARWFVFIQPSGEAFDRREVKVGVEDGGFVQITSGLKGDERVVTRGAYYVKQAESAAKGGADQGHAH
- a CDS encoding transporter; the encoded protein is MKKLSFIAAMVMLSVAPAFSAEYREIQDNSFLIEEAYNQEDGVIQHIFTYQHMKGDSSLFTFTQEWPVPKQDHQLSYTIPVERIRGGGQDDTGFGDVAINYRYQAVLKEGIAFAPRFSLILPTGDEKKGLGTGTVGYQVNFPLSVKLAERWVTHYNMGITFTPDSKDAAGAKADTVATNYGASAIFLASKNLNLMLEIVGGTEQAVQGNGVTVDEHSLLVSPGLRYAIDIGKLQIVPGIAFPIGFGPSKGEYGAFAYLSFEHSLF